One genomic window of Paenibacillus sp. includes the following:
- the map gene encoding type I methionyl aminopeptidase produces the protein MIVKTEAELEGLRRAGRAVAAAREAMLAAVEPGITTLELDRIGERVLQQFGASSAPQAMYDFPGATCVSVNRCVAHGIPGPTALQAGDLVNVDVSAVLDGFYSDTGSTMVCGTKPDAYRSFSPTDPYAEKLRILAACESALFAGIAKAKAGGKLSEIGRAVLREAQKHGYTVIRNLTGHGLGRQLHEEPSHVFNYPDPRERRLLKKGTVIAIEPFLSTGAQNVNEGDDGWALLVPDDSLVVQFEHTVVVTEGEAHILTLADSFRT, from the coding sequence ATGATCGTAAAAACCGAGGCGGAACTGGAGGGATTGCGCCGGGCGGGCCGAGCGGTGGCCGCGGCTCGGGAAGCGATGCTGGCGGCGGTGGAGCCGGGCATTACGACGCTCGAGCTGGATCGCATCGGGGAGCGCGTGCTGCAGCAGTTCGGGGCTTCTTCGGCGCCGCAGGCGATGTACGACTTTCCCGGCGCGACGTGCGTCAGCGTCAACCGATGCGTCGCGCACGGCATTCCGGGACCGACGGCGCTGCAGGCGGGAGACTTGGTGAACGTGGACGTTTCCGCGGTGTTGGACGGCTTTTACTCGGATACGGGGTCCACGATGGTGTGCGGCACGAAGCCGGATGCGTACCGGAGCTTCTCGCCTACGGATCCGTACGCGGAGAAGCTGCGCATCCTAGCCGCTTGCGAGAGCGCGCTGTTCGCGGGCATCGCGAAGGCGAAGGCGGGCGGCAAGCTGAGCGAAATCGGCCGTGCGGTGCTGCGCGAGGCGCAGAAGCACGGATACACGGTCATCCGCAATTTGACCGGTCACGGGCTCGGGCGCCAGCTTCATGAGGAGCCGAGTCACGTATTCAACTACCCGGATCCGCGAGAGCGGCGGCTGCTGAAGAAGGGCACCGTCATCGCGATCGAGCCGTTCCTGTCCACCGGCGCGCAGAACGTGAACGAGGGCGACGACGGCTGGGCGCTGCTCGTCCCGGACGACAGCCTTGTCGTGCAGTTCGAGCATACGGTCGTCGTCACGGAAGGGGAAGCGCATATTTTGACGCTGGCGGATTCGTTCCGGACGTAG
- a CDS encoding YvcK family protein has product MEKGAGAANAAANPRVVVIGGGTGLSVMLRGLKKKPVDITAIVTVADDGGSSGRLRDELQMPPPGDIRSVISALAESEPLLSEMLQYRFSGGKGLAGHSLGNLILAALRDITGDFVTGIRELSRVLAVRGVVLPASHESIVLKARMADGTVVEGESKITKYGGRIERVFLHPEEIQPLPEAIEAIRGADAIVMGPGSLYTSVIPNLLVPGIADAIRASEAVKVYICNVMTQPGETDGYSVTDHVNAIAAHVGGPLFEHVIVNNGDIPRRVRSLYAEKGADVVRLDLEALSALGYSTIADELILFQGVLRHDANKLSHHIYRLAIGRNR; this is encoded by the coding sequence TTGGAGAAAGGGGCTGGCGCGGCGAATGCCGCCGCGAACCCGCGCGTTGTCGTCATCGGCGGCGGCACCGGGCTGTCGGTGATGCTGCGGGGATTGAAGAAGAAGCCGGTGGACATCACCGCCATCGTGACTGTCGCCGACGACGGCGGCAGCTCCGGCCGGCTGCGCGACGAACTGCAGATGCCGCCCCCGGGCGACATCCGCAGCGTCATCAGCGCGCTGGCGGAGTCCGAGCCGCTGCTCAGCGAGATGCTGCAGTACCGCTTTTCGGGCGGGAAGGGTTTGGCGGGGCACAGTTTGGGCAACTTAATTTTGGCAGCGCTGCGGGACATTACCGGCGACTTCGTTACCGGTATCCGCGAGCTGAGCCGCGTGCTGGCGGTGCGAGGCGTCGTCCTGCCGGCTTCCCACGAGTCGATCGTGCTCAAGGCGCGTATGGCCGACGGCACCGTCGTGGAAGGCGAGTCCAAAATTACGAAATACGGCGGCCGCATCGAGCGCGTCTTCTTGCATCCCGAAGAAATTCAGCCGCTGCCGGAGGCGATCGAGGCGATTCGCGGGGCCGACGCGATCGTCATGGGGCCGGGAAGCTTGTACACGAGCGTCATCCCGAACCTGCTCGTGCCCGGGATCGCGGACGCCATCCGCGCCTCCGAAGCGGTGAAAGTGTATATTTGCAACGTCATGACGCAGCCCGGAGAGACGGACGGCTACAGCGTCACCGATCATGTGAACGCCATCGCGGCTCATGTCGGCGGGCCGCTGTTCGAGCACGTGATCGTCAATAACGGCGACATCCCGAGGCGCGTACGAAGCTTGTATGCCGAGAAGGGCGCGGACGTCGTGCGGCTCGATCTCGAGGCGCTGTCCGCGCTCGGGTATTCCACGATCGCCGATGAGCTGATTTTGTTCCAAGGCGTCCTGCGCCACGACGCGAACAAGCTGAGCCATCACATTTACCGATTGGCGATCGGGCGAAACCGGTAG
- a CDS encoding SIMPL domain-containing protein, with the protein MMAKLWKRWAAAGLVGALLAAAPLYGPSIADSVKEGTAMAAEAGSERTISVSGSGKMSIEPDVAYVSFGVFTKAKTANEAQTANAAAFAAIEKALKEQFGVAAKDIKTTGFYVQPEYQWSDKGVSSLVGYTADHSVQVAYRDLTGLGKLIDAVSKAGANRMNGIQFGTEKMDAYELQVIEKAMANAKAKADTIAKAAGRSVQSVLHVQQGGVSGGAPIYYPMVKAEAAAMDGGAGTSVQPGQLEITTTVTVTYEM; encoded by the coding sequence ATGATGGCGAAGTTGTGGAAGCGTTGGGCGGCTGCAGGTCTCGTCGGCGCGCTGCTGGCGGCGGCGCCGCTGTACGGGCCCTCGATCGCGGATTCGGTGAAGGAGGGCACGGCGATGGCGGCGGAAGCGGGTTCGGAGCGAACGATTTCGGTATCGGGCTCCGGGAAGATGTCGATCGAGCCGGATGTGGCGTACGTCAGCTTCGGCGTATTCACGAAGGCGAAGACGGCGAACGAGGCGCAGACGGCCAACGCGGCGGCGTTCGCGGCGATCGAGAAGGCGCTGAAGGAGCAGTTCGGCGTGGCGGCGAAGGATATCAAGACGACCGGATTTTACGTGCAGCCGGAGTATCAATGGTCGGACAAAGGGGTGTCTTCCCTCGTCGGCTATACGGCGGACCATTCGGTTCAGGTGGCGTACCGCGATCTGACCGGCCTCGGGAAGCTGATCGACGCCGTGTCGAAGGCGGGGGCGAACCGGATGAACGGGATCCAATTCGGCACGGAAAAGATGGACGCGTACGAGCTGCAGGTCATCGAGAAAGCGATGGCTAACGCGAAAGCGAAGGCGGATACGATCGCGAAGGCGGCCGGACGTTCGGTGCAAAGCGTGCTTCACGTGCAGCAGGGCGGCGTGAGCGGCGGCGCGCCGATCTATTATCCGATGGTGAAAGCAGAGGCGGCGGCTATGGACGGCGGCGCCGGCACGTCGGTGCAGCCGGGACAGCTCGAAATTACGACGACGGTGACGGTTACGTACGAAATGTAA
- the rapZ gene encoding RNase adapter RapZ, translated as MESNQIHHSPAPAKLVIITGMSGAGKTIAVQSLEDLGFFCVDNLPPVLIPKFAELIEQSQGRIRKVALVIDLRGREFFTALSESLQYLKNHSTVSSEILYLDATDAVLVQRYKESRRRHPLAPAGVPLEGIRSERVLLEELKGMATQVIDTSSLKPADLKARIAARFTDAERNAMSLNIVSFGFKYGVPIDADLIFDVRFLPNPHYVEHLRPNTGREPEVYDYVMKWNETQTFLAKLHDMLNFLIPQYRKEGKSQVVVGIGCTGGKHRSVAIAEYLGKAFEGSETESVRVNHRDADRDRQH; from the coding sequence ATGGAGTCGAATCAAATCCATCATTCGCCGGCGCCGGCGAAGCTCGTGATCATCACCGGCATGTCCGGCGCGGGCAAGACGATCGCAGTCCAAAGCTTGGAGGATCTCGGGTTTTTCTGTGTAGACAATTTGCCTCCGGTGCTCATCCCGAAATTCGCGGAGCTGATCGAACAATCGCAAGGCCGGATTCGGAAGGTCGCGCTCGTCATCGATTTGCGGGGACGGGAGTTTTTCACCGCGTTGTCCGAATCGCTGCAGTATTTGAAGAACCATTCTACCGTTTCTTCCGAAATTTTATACCTGGACGCGACGGACGCCGTCTTGGTGCAGCGGTATAAGGAAAGCCGCCGCCGCCATCCGCTCGCGCCCGCCGGCGTGCCGCTCGAAGGCATCCGCAGCGAGCGCGTGCTGCTCGAAGAGCTCAAAGGGATGGCGACGCAAGTCATCGACACGAGCAGCCTGAAGCCGGCCGACCTGAAGGCGCGCATCGCCGCCCGGTTTACCGACGCGGAGCGCAACGCCATGTCGCTCAACATCGTTTCATTCGGTTTCAAGTACGGCGTTCCGATCGACGCCGACCTGATCTTCGACGTCCGGTTTTTGCCGAATCCGCATTACGTGGAGCATTTGCGGCCGAATACGGGACGCGAGCCGGAAGTGTACGATTACGTCATGAAATGGAACGAAACGCAGACGTTCCTGGCGAAGCTGCACGATATGCTCAACTTCCTCATTCCGCAGTACCGGAAGGAAGGCAAAAGCCAAGTCGTCGTCGGCATCGGCTGCACCGGCGGCAAACACCGCTCGGTCGCCATCGCCGAATATTTGGGGAAGGCGTTCGAAGGCAGCGAGACGGAATCGGTGCGGGTCAACCATCGCGACGCCGACCGGGATCGGCAGCACTAG
- a CDS encoding HPr family phosphocarrier protein codes for MTRQPVVVKLKTGLHARPAALFVQEANKFSSEVFVEKDEKKVNAKSIMGIMSLAISSGTEIHISAEGSDAEQAVNALVALVSKEELENQ; via the coding sequence ATGACGAGACAGCCAGTGGTCGTGAAATTAAAGACCGGTCTCCACGCCAGACCCGCGGCTTTGTTCGTGCAAGAGGCGAATAAATTTTCTTCGGAAGTTTTCGTCGAGAAGGACGAAAAGAAAGTCAACGCGAAGAGCATCATGGGCATTATGAGCCTCGCCATCAGCTCGGGGACGGAAATTCACATAAGCGCTGAGGGTTCCGACGCAGAACAGGCTGTAAACGCTTTAGTAGCTCTGGTTAGCAAGGAAGAGCTAGAAAATCAATAA
- the whiA gene encoding DNA-binding protein WhiA, whose protein sequence is MSFAAQTKKELTMIEADDCCVKAELSALIRMNGSIQISNGRIVLDISTENAAIARRIFSLLKRSFGLHAEVLVRKKMRLKKNNIYMVRVPGGVEELLRALHIIKEEGFQFAPGIEPDIVKKPCCKRSYLRGAFLAGGSVNNPEGSSYHLEIASMYEEHCVALCDLANTFHLNARCIERKKGYVLYIKEGEKIIEMLSVIGAHQALLKFEDVRIMRDMRNSVNRIVNCETANLNKTIGAAVRQIENIKLLEQQIGLDNLPEKLREVAVIRLQYPDLNLKEVGEMLKGNVSKSGVNHRLRKIDEMAEKLRN, encoded by the coding sequence ATGTCCTTCGCCGCCCAGACGAAGAAGGAATTAACGATGATCGAAGCGGACGACTGCTGCGTCAAGGCGGAGCTGTCCGCGCTCATCCGGATGAACGGTTCGATCCAGATTTCGAACGGACGGATCGTCCTCGACATTTCGACGGAAAACGCCGCGATCGCCCGCCGTATTTTTTCGCTGCTTAAGCGTTCGTTCGGCCTTCATGCGGAAGTGCTCGTTCGAAAAAAGATGCGGCTGAAAAAAAACAACATCTATATGGTGCGGGTGCCGGGCGGCGTCGAAGAGCTGCTGCGTGCGCTTCACATCATTAAGGAGGAGGGCTTCCAATTCGCGCCCGGCATCGAGCCGGACATCGTGAAGAAGCCTTGCTGCAAACGCTCGTACCTGCGCGGCGCGTTCCTTGCCGGCGGGTCGGTGAACAACCCCGAGGGCTCGTCGTACCATCTCGAGATCGCCTCGATGTACGAGGAGCATTGCGTAGCGCTTTGCGACCTCGCCAACACGTTCCACTTGAACGCCCGCTGCATCGAGCGGAAGAAAGGGTACGTGCTGTATATCAAAGAGGGCGAAAAAATCATCGAGATGCTGAGCGTCATCGGCGCCCATCAAGCGCTGCTCAAGTTCGAGGACGTCCGCATCATGCGGGACATGCGCAATTCGGTCAACCGGATCGTCAATTGCGAAACCGCGAACTTGAATAAGACAATCGGGGCGGCCGTGCGCCAGATCGAGAACATCAAGCTGCTCGAGCAGCAGATCGGATTGGACAACTTGCCCGAGAAGCTTCGGGAGGTGGCCGTCATCCGGCTGCAGTACCCCGATCTCAATTTGAAAGAGGTCGGCGAGATGCTGAAAGGCAACGTCAGCAAGTCCGGCGTCAATCACAGACTGCGAAAAATCGATGAAATGGCCGAGAAATTGCGAAATTAA
- a CDS encoding ROK family glucokinase, producing MSQPLYVGVDIGGTTIKVGICNAEGKLLHTFEGATGTESGPDTVLENIASYVRRIVADNGYAWEDVVGVGIGIPGFMDFATGVVFMSANFPGFKNVPVKATLEQKLGKPVAINNDANVAALGEAWSGAGRGLDNVVVYTLGTGVGGGIIVRGRIYEGATGMAGELGHVQVVPDMEAIQCGCGQHGCVETVSSATGIIRMAKDAVERGDKTPLADLASIAAKDVFDAAKAGDEVALRIVKRAAFYLGKAMAATAVIVNPERFIVGGGVARAGDMLFDAVREVFKKYTPERAIVDIVPAELGNDAGVVGAAGLVLRGM from the coding sequence ATGTCGCAACCATTGTATGTAGGCGTCGATATTGGCGGCACGACGATCAAAGTGGGCATTTGCAACGCGGAAGGGAAGCTGTTACACACTTTTGAAGGGGCGACGGGGACGGAGAGCGGTCCCGATACCGTTCTGGAGAATATCGCCAGCTACGTGCGCCGGATCGTAGCCGACAATGGGTATGCGTGGGAAGACGTCGTCGGAGTCGGCATCGGCATTCCGGGCTTCATGGATTTCGCGACCGGCGTCGTGTTCATGTCCGCCAACTTCCCCGGCTTTAAGAACGTGCCGGTGAAGGCGACGCTCGAGCAGAAGCTTGGCAAGCCGGTGGCGATCAACAACGACGCGAACGTGGCGGCGCTCGGCGAGGCGTGGAGCGGCGCGGGGCGCGGGCTCGACAACGTCGTCGTCTATACGCTCGGCACCGGCGTCGGCGGCGGCATCATCGTGCGCGGCCGCATCTACGAAGGCGCGACGGGCATGGCTGGCGAGCTGGGCCACGTCCAAGTCGTGCCGGACATGGAAGCGATACAGTGCGGCTGCGGCCAGCACGGCTGCGTCGAGACGGTCTCCTCCGCGACGGGCATCATTCGCATGGCGAAGGACGCCGTGGAGCGCGGGGACAAGACCCCGCTCGCGGACCTGGCGAGCATCGCCGCGAAGGACGTGTTCGACGCCGCGAAGGCGGGCGACGAGGTCGCGCTTCGAATCGTGAAGCGCGCGGCGTTCTATCTCGGCAAAGCGATGGCCGCAACGGCCGTCATCGTCAACCCGGAGCGCTTCATCGTCGGCGGCGGGGTCGCGCGGGCGGGCGACATGCTGTTCGACGCGGTGCGCGAAGTGTTTAAGAAGTATACGCCTGAGCGGGCGATCGTCGACATCGTGCCGGCCGAGCTCGGCAACGACGCCGGCGTCGTCGGCGCGGCGGGACTCGTCCTGCGAGGAATGTAA
- a CDS encoding tetratricopeptide repeat protein, whose protein sequence is MEKTKHLTIKRKVIPLPMDATFFFERAVQSLDRFRYDQALKYFRRAVEYEPDNPVNHCNMAGILSEMGKYDESNHVLKHIVEGIDPSMTECYFYMANNFANMENFEAAEEALAHYLEHDANGQFLEESEEMMELLSYELERPMRISKIKSRAGLVEHDQARRLLEEGKFAEAIKLLEHIVSVHPEFHAAYNNLALAYYYVGRFGEALHAVKQVLAADPGNLHGLCNLAIFYQHAGEREKLAALVEQLEKTVPYHQEHVFKLATTMGVLGRHDSALRHFRRLLRGEAGQADPCLYHYAAVACYNLDRHQEARRYWKQAEKLDPGSDIPKFHMDVLDRIESGRAADGKMTISYHYHLPFEEQLRQLERAQNAGYVPDRLRNDPLLRSSFFWALRHGDRSTKLQVIQAYGLIGDEEVAESLRELLVDPSEDDYVKKVSLFALRSMGVKGPIRAIIGGREIAFEKDVYSPNLPIWDAAWQEIVDLAMERMSSRYDMIQQYDMMTLWVEFLTRVYPSVPKLTKKEGWAGALEYLTAKMHRRTASYQDVARRYGVSITTVSKHAKHIDEVCGLREKMNSIFANFGEKL, encoded by the coding sequence TTGGAAAAGACTAAGCATCTGACCATCAAACGAAAAGTCATCCCGCTGCCTATGGATGCGACGTTCTTTTTTGAAAGAGCGGTACAGTCCCTTGACCGGTTTCGGTACGACCAAGCGCTGAAATATTTCCGACGCGCGGTCGAGTACGAGCCGGACAATCCGGTGAATCATTGCAACATGGCCGGCATTCTGTCCGAGATGGGCAAATACGACGAATCCAATCATGTGCTGAAGCACATCGTGGAGGGAATCGACCCTTCGATGACGGAATGTTATTTTTATATGGCGAACAATTTCGCCAACATGGAGAACTTCGAAGCGGCCGAGGAGGCGTTGGCTCATTATTTGGAGCATGACGCCAACGGGCAGTTTCTCGAGGAATCCGAGGAAATGATGGAGCTGCTCAGCTACGAGCTGGAGCGGCCGATGCGCATTTCCAAAATCAAGAGCCGCGCGGGTCTCGTCGAGCACGACCAAGCGCGCAGGCTGCTCGAGGAAGGCAAGTTCGCCGAGGCGATCAAGCTGCTAGAGCACATCGTGTCCGTGCATCCGGAATTCCACGCTGCGTATAATAATCTTGCGCTGGCTTATTATTACGTCGGCCGGTTCGGAGAGGCGCTCCATGCGGTCAAGCAGGTGCTCGCCGCCGATCCGGGCAATTTGCACGGTTTATGCAATTTGGCCATATTCTATCAGCATGCGGGGGAGCGGGAGAAGCTCGCCGCGCTCGTCGAGCAGCTGGAGAAGACGGTGCCGTACCATCAGGAGCACGTCTTCAAGCTCGCGACGACGATGGGCGTGCTGGGCCGGCACGATTCGGCGCTGCGGCATTTCCGCCGGCTGCTTCGCGGCGAAGCGGGGCAAGCCGACCCGTGCCTGTATCATTACGCGGCGGTCGCCTGTTACAATTTGGATCGGCACCAAGAGGCGCGGCGGTATTGGAAGCAGGCCGAGAAGCTCGATCCCGGCTCGGACATTCCGAAGTTTCATATGGACGTGTTGGACCGGATCGAGAGCGGACGCGCCGCCGACGGCAAAATGACGATCAGCTACCATTATCATTTGCCGTTCGAGGAGCAGCTGCGCCAGCTGGAGCGGGCGCAGAACGCCGGCTACGTGCCGGATCGGCTGCGGAACGACCCGCTGCTGCGCTCGTCGTTCTTCTGGGCGCTGCGCCACGGGGACCGCTCGACGAAGCTGCAGGTCATTCAAGCGTACGGCCTGATCGGCGACGAGGAAGTGGCGGAATCGCTCCGCGAGCTGCTCGTCGATCCGTCCGAGGACGATTACGTGAAGAAGGTGTCTCTGTTCGCGCTGCGCAGCATGGGCGTGAAGGGGCCGATTCGCGCGATCATCGGCGGGCGCGAAATCGCGTTCGAGAAGGACGTCTATTCGCCGAACCTGCCCATCTGGGACGCGGCGTGGCAAGAAATCGTGGACCTGGCGATGGAACGCATGTCGTCCCGATACGACATGATTCAGCAGTACGACATGATGACGTTATGGGTCGAATTTCTGACGCGCGTGTACCCGTCCGTGCCGAAGTTGACGAAGAAGGAAGGCTGGGCCGGGGCGCTCGAATATTTGACCGCGAAGATGCACCGCCGGACGGCGTCGTACCAGGACGTGGCGCGCCGCTACGGCGTGTCGATCACGACGGTGAGCAAGCATGCCAAGCATATCGACGAAGTGTGCGGACTTCGCGAGAAGATGAATTCGATCTTTGCGAATTTCGGCGAAAAGTTGTAA
- the trxB gene encoding thioredoxin-disulfide reductase yields MRKVIIIGTGPAGLTAAIYLARANMNPLIIEGPEPGGQLTTTTEVENFPGFPEGIMGPELMDNMRKQAERFGAEFKTGWVNSVDLSKRPFTLQVEGHGEMQAEALVISTGASAKYLGIPGEKDNVGRGVSTCATCDGFFFRGKKIIVVGGGDSAMEEAQFLTKFATQVTVVHRREELRASKIMQDRARQNEKIKWALNRTPLEVLSGEKGVTGLKVRNNETGEEEIIETDGLFVAIGHTPNTKFLGGQIETDEVGYIQVKPGTSETNVPGVFACGDVQDNKYRQAITAAGSGCMAALDAERFLEGHAVHDWSETLSK; encoded by the coding sequence ATGCGGAAAGTCATTATTATCGGAACGGGCCCTGCGGGGCTGACGGCGGCGATTTACTTGGCGCGGGCGAACATGAACCCGCTCATTATCGAGGGGCCGGAGCCGGGCGGACAGCTGACGACGACGACCGAGGTGGAAAACTTCCCAGGCTTCCCGGAAGGCATCATGGGACCCGAGCTGATGGACAATATGCGCAAGCAAGCGGAGCGGTTCGGCGCCGAGTTCAAGACGGGCTGGGTCAACAGCGTCGATCTGTCGAAGCGTCCGTTCACGCTGCAGGTCGAGGGCCACGGGGAAATGCAGGCGGAAGCGCTCGTCATTTCGACGGGGGCGTCGGCGAAATATCTCGGCATCCCGGGCGAGAAGGACAACGTCGGCCGCGGCGTAAGCACGTGCGCGACGTGCGACGGCTTCTTCTTCCGCGGCAAGAAGATCATCGTCGTCGGCGGCGGCGACTCCGCGATGGAGGAGGCGCAATTCTTGACGAAGTTTGCGACGCAGGTGACGGTCGTTCACCGTCGCGAAGAGCTTCGCGCGTCCAAAATCATGCAGGATCGCGCCCGCCAGAACGAGAAAATCAAGTGGGCGCTCAACCGGACGCCGCTTGAAGTGCTCTCCGGCGAGAAGGGCGTGACGGGCCTGAAGGTGCGCAACAACGAAACCGGCGAAGAGGAAATTATCGAAACCGACGGCCTGTTCGTGGCGATCGGCCATACGCCGAACACGAAATTCCTCGGCGGCCAAATCGAGACGGACGAAGTCGGCTACATTCAAGTGAAGCCAGGCACCTCCGAGACGAACGTCCCGGGCGTGTTCGCCTGCGGCGACGTCCAGGACAACAAATACCGCCAAGCGATTACGGCGGCGGGCAGCGGCTGCATGGCGGCGCTGGACGCAGAACGGTTCCTCGAAGGCCACGCGGTGCACGACTGGAGCGAAACGCTCTCCAAATAA
- the hisIE gene encoding bifunctional phosphoribosyl-AMP cyclohydrolase/phosphoribosyl-ATP diphosphatase HisIE, giving the protein MSDNVGYTVFVPLKDMTAAQLAAAIRWDERGLVPAIVQDAATKQVLMMAYMNEESLRLTFEKGETVFWSRSRGELWHKGATSGNTQRVVAFSVDCDGDTVLLEVEPNGPACHTGETSCFYRRTGAGEPAAGAAGNRFAIIEALERTIAQREVERPEGAYTTYLFEKGVDKILKKVGEEAAEVIIAAKNRSAEELRYETSDLLFHLLVLLQEQKLPLDEVLGELARRHQPK; this is encoded by the coding sequence ATGAGCGATAACGTTGGATACACGGTATTCGTACCGTTGAAAGACATGACGGCGGCGCAGCTGGCGGCGGCGATCCGCTGGGACGAGCGGGGGCTCGTGCCGGCGATCGTCCAGGACGCGGCCACGAAGCAAGTGCTGATGATGGCGTACATGAACGAGGAGTCGCTGCGGCTGACGTTCGAAAAGGGCGAAACCGTGTTCTGGAGCCGCTCCCGCGGCGAGCTGTGGCACAAAGGCGCGACGTCCGGCAACACGCAGCGCGTCGTCGCGTTCAGCGTCGATTGCGACGGGGACACGGTGCTGCTCGAGGTCGAGCCGAACGGTCCTGCGTGCCATACGGGCGAGACGAGCTGCTTCTATCGCCGTACAGGCGCCGGGGAGCCGGCGGCCGGAGCGGCAGGGAACCGTTTTGCCATTATCGAAGCTCTCGAACGGACGATCGCGCAGCGCGAAGTCGAGCGGCCCGAAGGGGCGTACACGACCTACCTGTTCGAGAAGGGCGTCGACAAAATTCTCAAGAAGGTCGGCGAGGAAGCGGCCGAAGTCATTATCGCGGCGAAAAACCGCAGCGCGGAAGAACTGCGTTACGAAACGAGCGATCTGTTGTTCCACCTGCTCGTCCTGCTGCAGGAGCAAAAGCTGCCGCTCGACGAAGTGCTGGGCGAGCTGGCGCGCCGTCATCAACCGAAATAA
- a CDS encoding ribose-phosphate diphosphokinase: MPLHNDRVKVFSGSSNPRLAEAMCAELGLELGRIKIARFKSGEIYVHYEETIRNCDVYLVQSLSHPINENLVELMVMIDAAKRASARTINLVLPYYGYARQERKAAPREPISAKMVADILTTVGASRVVTIDLHAPAIQGFFNIPVDHLTALDLISDEIRRMNVKNPIVVSPDAGRAKTAEKLAGYLDLSFAIMIKKRPTHNESVITHIIGDVEGHTPIIIEDLIDTGSTIVNVVEGLKEKGAEDAIICATHPVFSDGAEKRMAHPNIQKVLVTDSIALPDDLPANIQVRTVAPLLADAIRIIHEGGSISVLFKSGGV, from the coding sequence ATGCCGTTGCATAACGATCGAGTGAAGGTGTTTAGCGGATCGTCGAATCCGCGGCTGGCGGAGGCGATGTGCGCCGAGCTGGGGCTGGAGCTGGGCCGCATCAAAATCGCCCGCTTCAAGAGCGGAGAAATTTATGTCCACTACGAGGAGACGATCCGCAATTGCGACGTCTATCTCGTGCAATCGCTGTCGCATCCGATCAACGAGAACTTGGTCGAGCTCATGGTCATGATCGACGCGGCGAAGCGGGCGTCCGCCCGCACGATCAATCTCGTGCTGCCGTACTACGGCTATGCGCGGCAGGAGCGGAAGGCGGCGCCGCGGGAGCCGATCAGCGCGAAGATGGTCGCCGACATCCTGACGACGGTCGGCGCGTCGCGCGTCGTGACGATCGACCTGCATGCGCCGGCGATCCAGGGCTTCTTCAACATCCCGGTGGATCACCTGACCGCTCTCGACCTCATCAGCGACGAAATTCGCCGCATGAACGTGAAAAATCCGATCGTCGTCTCGCCGGACGCCGGACGCGCCAAAACGGCGGAAAAGCTCGCCGGGTACCTCGATCTGTCGTTCGCGATCATGATCAAGAAGCGGCCGACGCATAACGAATCGGTCATCACGCACATCATCGGCGACGTCGAAGGGCACACGCCGATCATCATCGAAGACTTGATCGACACCGGCTCGACGATCGTCAACGTCGTGGAAGGGCTTAAGGAGAAGGGCGCGGAGGACGCGATCATTTGCGCGACGCACCCGGTGTTCTCCGACGGAGCCGAGAAGCGGATGGCGCATCCGAACATCCAGAAGGTGCTGGTGACGGACTCGATCGCGCTGCCGGACGATCTCCCGGCGAACATCCAAGTGCGGACGGTCGCGCCGCTGCTCGCCGACGCGATTCGCATCATCCACGAGGGCGGTTCGATTTCCGTCTTGTTCAAAAGCGGCGGCGTGTAA